In Luteitalea sp. TBR-22, one genomic interval encodes:
- a CDS encoding TIGR01777 family oxidoreductase, with the protein MITRRFSVALPVDAARAFAWHAQPGALPRLLPPWDRVRVRSRTGSLADGQVVLELSQGPLTLTWDARHDPSRYEADRQFVDTQASGPFAYWSHVHRIETGVGSRESGIGSRESGIGRRELGVGSGESGVADPTASCTLTDEVTWRLPLDPLSWPARPMVERVLRRMFAYRHWVTRADLSRHGQGPAMRIAITGATGLVGSALVPFLQGGGHDVVRLVRGTPRQGEHQWSPERGLVDPDRLGAVDAVIHLAGENVAGGRWTPAFKAKIRDSRVGPTQALARSLAALPVKPRVFISASAIGYYGNRGTEDLTEQSAPGQGFLADVCQEWEAAADPARAAGIRVVHPRFGIILDARGGALGKMRLPFSLGVGGRLASGEQYYSWVGMEDVLGSILFALTHDTIVGPMNVTSPHPVTNAEFTRTLGRVLHRPTIFPVPGFVLTTLFGEMAEAELLSSKRVLPAALTTAGYVFSHPRLEDALRFTLGRVEATPVA; encoded by the coding sequence GTGATCACACGCCGCTTCTCCGTCGCCCTGCCCGTCGATGCTGCCCGCGCCTTCGCGTGGCACGCCCAGCCCGGTGCGCTGCCTCGCCTGCTGCCGCCGTGGGATCGCGTCCGCGTGCGCTCGCGCACGGGGTCGCTCGCCGACGGCCAGGTGGTGCTCGAGCTCTCGCAGGGCCCGCTCACGCTGACCTGGGACGCCCGCCACGATCCGTCGCGCTATGAAGCGGATCGCCAGTTCGTGGACACCCAGGCCTCGGGGCCGTTCGCGTACTGGAGTCATGTGCACCGGATCGAGACGGGAGTCGGGAGTCGGGAGTCGGGAATCGGGAGTCGGGAGTCGGGAATCGGGAGACGGGAGTTGGGGGTCGGGAGTGGGGAGTCGGGAGTCGCAGATCCCACGGCCTCGTGCACCCTCACCGACGAAGTCACCTGGCGCCTGCCGCTCGATCCGCTGTCGTGGCCAGCGCGGCCGATGGTCGAGCGGGTGTTGCGGCGGATGTTCGCGTATCGTCACTGGGTGACGCGCGCCGACCTGTCGCGCCACGGGCAAGGACCTGCCATGCGCATCGCCATCACCGGGGCCACCGGCCTCGTCGGCTCGGCCCTCGTGCCGTTCCTCCAGGGCGGCGGCCACGACGTCGTCCGTCTCGTGCGCGGCACGCCGCGCCAGGGTGAGCACCAGTGGTCACCCGAGCGCGGGCTTGTCGATCCCGACCGGCTCGGGGCCGTCGATGCCGTGATCCACCTCGCCGGCGAGAACGTCGCGGGCGGCCGCTGGACGCCGGCCTTCAAGGCGAAGATCCGCGACAGCCGCGTCGGTCCCACGCAGGCCCTCGCGCGATCGCTGGCGGCGCTGCCCGTCAAGCCGCGCGTGTTCATCAGCGCGTCGGCCATCGGCTACTACGGCAACCGCGGGACCGAGGACCTCACCGAGCAGAGCGCGCCCGGCCAGGGCTTCCTCGCCGACGTGTGCCAGGAATGGGAGGCGGCGGCCGATCCGGCCCGAGCGGCCGGCATCCGCGTCGTCCATCCGCGGTTCGGCATCATCCTCGACGCGCGCGGCGGCGCCCTCGGCAAGATGCGCCTGCCGTTCAGCCTGGGCGTCGGCGGCCGCCTGGCCTCCGGCGAGCAGTACTACAGCTGGGTGGGCATGGAGGACGTGCTCGGGTCCATCCTCTTCGCCCTGACGCACGACACCATCGTCGGCCCGATGAACGTGACCTCGCCGCACCCGGTCACCAACGCCGAGTTCACCCGCACGTTGGGCCGCGTGCTCCATCGCCCGACGATCTTCCCCGTGCCCGGCTTCGTGCTGACCACCCTGTTCGGCGAGATGGCAGAGGCCGAGCTGCTGAGCAGCAAGCGCGTGCTGCCGGCCGCCCTGACCACGGCGGGCTACGTGTTCTCGCACCCCCGGCTCGAGGACGCCCTGAGGTTCACGCTGGGTCGCGTCGAGGCCACGCCGGTCGCATGA
- a CDS encoding fasciclin domain-containing protein: MIRRLAIAAALAVAVSATPASAQTKDIVDTAVGAGMFNTLVTAVKAAGLVETLKGAGPFTVFAPTDEAFKKLPAGTVEGLLKDTAKLKEILTYHVVAGKVMAADVVKLKEAKTVQGQSVKIAVNGGTVTVDGAKVVKADVAASNGVIHVIDTVILPKAKGTM; the protein is encoded by the coding sequence ATGATTCGTCGTCTTGCGATTGCCGCGGCCCTTGCGGTCGCTGTTTCGGCCACCCCGGCCTCGGCCCAGACCAAGGACATCGTCGACACCGCAGTGGGTGCCGGGATGTTCAACACGCTCGTGACCGCCGTGAAGGCCGCGGGCCTTGTCGAGACCCTGAAGGGCGCCGGTCCGTTCACCGTGTTCGCGCCGACCGACGAGGCGTTCAAGAAGCTGCCCGCCGGCACGGTCGAGGGCCTGCTGAAGGACACCGCGAAGCTGAAGGAGATCCTCACGTATCACGTGGTGGCCGGCAAGGTGATGGCCGCCGACGTGGTGAAGCTGAAGGAAGCCAAGACGGTCCAGGGCCAGAGCGTGAAGATCGCCGTCAACGGCGGCACGGTCACGGTCGACGGCGCGAAGGTCGTGAAGGCCGACGTGGCCGCCAGCAACGGCGTGATCCACGTGATCGACACGGTCATCCTGCCGAAGGCCAAGGGCACGATGTAA
- the queA gene encoding tRNA preQ1(34) S-adenosylmethionine ribosyltransferase-isomerase QueA yields the protein MRVDEFDFPLPDEQIAQHPPAVRGTSRLMVLDRATGATTLGTVDDLPAHFRAGDVLVVNDTRVFPARLLGHRLPGGGRLECLLVERLRARGSGLDEERLRAQGSGLEERLTAQGSGLREHSEGDLWEALVHPGQRLKVGSQFVIDAGGSRHQGGGNNGGAGGVIHGEIVGRGSHGKRTVRLRAEGFADVDTAIEALGHMPLPPYIKRPDASDDRERYQTVYGTQRGSVAAPTAGLHFTPGMLERLQAMGVEIVRVTLHVGYGTFKPVRVELVEDHVVDPERYDISEAAADAINRAKADGRRVVVVGTTSTRALESAVGEDGRVRAGAATTSLYIRPGHRFRVVDALMTNFHVPRSSLLFLVCAFAGHRRVMDAYARAVAEGFRFYSYGDAMLIV from the coding sequence ATGCGCGTCGACGAGTTCGATTTCCCCCTGCCCGACGAACAGATCGCCCAGCACCCCCCGGCGGTGCGCGGCACGTCCCGGTTGATGGTGCTCGACAGGGCCACCGGCGCCACCACGCTCGGCACCGTGGACGACCTGCCCGCGCACTTCCGGGCCGGCGACGTGCTGGTCGTCAACGACACGCGCGTGTTTCCCGCGCGCCTGCTCGGACACAGACTGCCCGGCGGCGGGCGCCTGGAATGTTTGCTCGTGGAAAGGCTCAGGGCTCGAGGCTCGGGGCTCGATGAGGAACGGCTCAGGGCTCAAGGCTCAGGGCTCGAGGAACGGCTCACGGCTCAGGGCTCAGGGCTCAGAGAGCATTCAGAGGGGGACCTGTGGGAGGCGCTCGTCCACCCGGGGCAGCGGCTCAAGGTCGGCAGCCAGTTCGTGATCGACGCGGGCGGGAGTCGGCACCAGGGCGGCGGGAATAACGGCGGCGCCGGCGGTGTTATCCATGGGGAGATTGTCGGCCGCGGCAGTCACGGCAAGCGGACGGTGCGCCTGCGCGCGGAAGGGTTTGCCGACGTCGACACGGCGATCGAGGCCCTCGGGCACATGCCGTTGCCGCCCTACATCAAGCGCCCCGACGCCAGCGACGATCGCGAGCGGTACCAGACGGTGTACGGCACGCAGCGCGGGTCGGTGGCCGCACCCACGGCCGGGCTGCACTTCACGCCGGGCATGCTCGAGCGCCTGCAGGCGATGGGCGTGGAGATCGTGCGCGTGACGCTGCACGTCGGCTACGGCACGTTCAAGCCGGTGCGCGTCGAGCTCGTCGAGGATCACGTCGTCGACCCGGAGCGCTACGACATCTCCGAGGCCGCGGCCGACGCGATCAACCGCGCGAAGGCCGACGGCCGTCGCGTCGTCGTCGTCGGCACCACCAGCACCCGCGCGCTCGAGAGCGCGGTCGGCGAGGACGGCCGGGTGCGCGCCGGCGCCGCCACCACGTCGCTCTACATCCGCCCGGGGCACCGCTTCCGCGTCGTCGACGCGCTGATGACCAACTTCCACGTGCCGCGTTCGTCGCTGCTGTTCCTGGTGTGTGCGTTCGCCGGGCACCGGCGCGTGATGGACGCCTACGCGCGCGCCGTCGCCGAGGGGTTCAGGTTCTACAGCTATGGCGACGCGATGCTGATCGTGTAG
- a CDS encoding DEAD/DEAH box helicase → MEAPALIEGGPGAGAGDWRSEAIGRLCEVLSHRDLTQLLGSLLDSARATLRQRKGHDTSGSKADLARALLLIHHEDLLADADTRDLVARRCGVRAPSRWHPGKAGALDFARACGLPVMLAGIPANERQRDIEHIEAPVRLPPLANFQEEVSTALLAEIAQPRGRAIVSLPTGAGKTRTAVESIHRLLVRPGLDSRPRPYVIVWLAHTEELCEQALACFRQVWAGIGDGPPLALVRFWGNYTRGEELLRESLGHATRDFCVLVSTPQRLVNVLDSADPLQQEWRATLMTRAGLVVIDEAHRAAAPTYRQIIDAFGTATHAAIIGLTATPFRREYVDQHEGTRELRALFRRLIEARRTLGDEPLAALQTRGVLARPVVKEIVTRQRVRLQLTLFDAAPSDERLDEEINQLVDTHARRREILKALLVESQFRPDMRMVYFAPSVHDARCMAYLLQESGVSASVVTGETRVVTRRRVIEDFRRGRVRVLCNCEVLTTGFDDPQVTHVVMSRTTVSQVLYEQMVGRGLRGPAFGGTDACVVMDCIDEYETGPRLSLGYTGFREVWRPRRARP, encoded by the coding sequence ATGGAAGCGCCGGCGCTGATCGAGGGCGGGCCCGGCGCGGGAGCGGGCGACTGGCGGTCCGAGGCCATCGGGCGCCTGTGTGAAGTGCTGTCACACCGAGACCTCACGCAGCTCCTGGGTTCACTCCTCGACTCGGCACGCGCGACGCTCCGGCAGCGGAAGGGACACGACACCAGTGGCAGCAAGGCCGATCTGGCGAGGGCCCTGCTGCTGATCCATCACGAGGACCTGCTGGCCGACGCTGATACGCGCGACCTGGTGGCGCGGCGCTGCGGTGTGCGCGCGCCGTCGCGCTGGCACCCGGGCAAGGCCGGCGCGCTCGATTTCGCGCGGGCCTGCGGGTTGCCCGTGATGCTGGCAGGCATCCCGGCCAACGAGCGACAACGCGACATCGAGCACATCGAGGCACCGGTACGCCTGCCGCCGCTCGCCAACTTCCAGGAGGAGGTGTCGACCGCCCTGCTCGCCGAGATCGCGCAGCCGCGCGGTCGCGCGATCGTGTCGCTCCCGACGGGGGCTGGCAAGACGAGGACGGCCGTCGAGTCGATTCATCGGCTGCTCGTCAGGCCTGGCCTCGACTCGCGCCCCCGCCCGTACGTCATCGTGTGGCTCGCCCACACCGAGGAGCTGTGCGAGCAGGCGTTGGCCTGCTTCCGGCAGGTGTGGGCGGGTATCGGCGACGGCCCGCCGTTGGCGCTGGTGCGCTTCTGGGGCAACTACACGCGGGGCGAAGAGCTGCTGCGCGAGTCGCTGGGGCACGCGACGCGCGACTTCTGCGTCCTGGTCTCCACGCCGCAGCGGCTGGTGAACGTGCTCGATTCCGCCGATCCCCTGCAGCAGGAGTGGCGGGCGACGCTGATGACCCGGGCCGGCCTCGTGGTGATCGACGAGGCGCATCGTGCGGCGGCCCCCACATATCGGCAGATCATCGACGCGTTCGGCACGGCCACCCACGCGGCGATCATCGGCCTCACCGCCACGCCGTTCCGGCGGGAGTACGTGGATCAACACGAGGGCACGCGAGAGCTGCGAGCCCTCTTCCGACGCCTGATCGAGGCGCGACGGACCCTGGGCGACGAGCCGCTTGCCGCGCTGCAGACCCGAGGCGTGCTCGCTCGGCCGGTCGTGAAGGAGATCGTCACCCGGCAGCGGGTGCGCCTGCAGTTGACGCTCTTCGACGCGGCGCCGAGCGATGAGCGTCTCGACGAGGAGATCAATCAACTGGTGGACACGCACGCGCGTCGACGCGAGATTCTCAAGGCGCTGCTCGTGGAATCGCAGTTCCGGCCCGACATGCGCATGGTCTACTTCGCGCCGTCGGTGCACGACGCGCGCTGCATGGCCTACCTGCTCCAGGAGTCCGGCGTGAGCGCCTCGGTGGTCACTGGTGAAACCAGGGTTGTGACGCGCCGGCGCGTCATCGAGGACTTCCGTCGCGGCCGCGTCCGCGTGCTCTGCAACTGCGAGGTGCTGACCACGGGCTTCGACGACCCGCAGGTGACGCACGTGGTCATGAGTCGCACAACGGTGAGCCAGGTGCTGTACGAGCAGATGGTCGGTCGCGGCTTGCGTGGCCCGGCATTCGGAGGGACCGACGCGTGCGTGGTGATGGACTGCATCGACGAGTACGAGACCGGGCCGAGGTTGTCGCTCGGGTACACCGGCTTCCGCGAGGTATGGCGGCCGAGGAGAGCCAGGCCGTGA
- a CDS encoding sulfatase → MTRSFSGIVLGVLAFLSSMAAHIALAQAPPTSPPRPNIVVILADDMGWGDLASYGHPLHRTPNLDQLAREGLRATSAYAPSPSCSPTRASLLTGKYAFKVGVPAPFAPRSSGGLRAKDYVTLPRVLHDAGYRTMVVGKWHLGDQPGMRPLDHGFDRFVGMLYSHDYKDPFVQTPEKLALWDGETRRVEEPDPATLTPTYTREAVAFIRESAAARRPFFLYLAHSMPHVPLAASPAWRGKTSSLYGDVIAELDDSVGQVRAALTAAGVADNTIVIFTSDNGPWNAMPDRMFGRDIVKPWDHGTPGPFRGGKAGTYEGGHRVPFLAAWPGRVQAGQVTDLPISIIDIFPTLAARAGLADKVPADVDGVDLWPTTTPGAGPSADRTLFYDNGGTLEAIRQGPWKLRVTRASAAPNAPAAERVELFHLLNDPSERYDQAAAHPEVVSRLRARLAAEIAKKKV, encoded by the coding sequence GTGACGCGATCCTTCTCGGGCATCGTCCTGGGTGTGCTGGCGTTCCTGTCGTCGATGGCCGCGCACATCGCCCTCGCGCAAGCACCTCCGACATCCCCGCCGCGCCCCAACATCGTCGTCATCCTCGCCGACGACATGGGCTGGGGCGACCTCGCTTCGTACGGGCATCCGCTGCATCGAACGCCCAATCTCGACCAGCTCGCGCGTGAGGGCCTGCGCGCGACGAGCGCCTACGCGCCGTCGCCGTCGTGCTCGCCGACCCGTGCCTCGCTGCTTACTGGCAAGTACGCGTTCAAGGTCGGCGTGCCGGCGCCGTTCGCGCCGCGCAGCAGCGGCGGCCTGCGGGCGAAGGACTACGTCACGCTGCCGCGCGTGCTGCACGATGCCGGCTACCGCACGATGGTCGTCGGCAAGTGGCACCTCGGCGACCAGCCGGGCATGCGGCCGCTCGATCACGGCTTCGATCGGTTCGTGGGCATGCTCTACAGCCACGACTACAAGGACCCGTTCGTGCAGACGCCGGAGAAGCTGGCGTTGTGGGATGGGGAGACGCGGCGTGTGGAGGAGCCCGATCCGGCGACGCTCACGCCCACCTACACGCGCGAGGCGGTGGCCTTCATCCGCGAGAGCGCCGCGGCCAGGCGTCCGTTCTTCCTGTACCTGGCGCACTCGATGCCGCACGTCCCGCTCGCGGCGTCACCCGCGTGGCGCGGCAAGACGTCGAGCCTTTACGGCGACGTCATCGCCGAACTCGACGACTCGGTCGGCCAGGTGCGCGCCGCGCTCACCGCCGCCGGCGTCGCCGACAACACCATCGTCATCTTCACCAGCGACAACGGCCCCTGGAACGCCATGCCCGACCGCATGTTCGGCCGCGACATCGTCAAGCCCTGGGACCACGGCACGCCCGGACCGTTCCGCGGCGGCAAGGCGGGCACGTACGAAGGCGGCCACCGCGTGCCGTTCCTCGCCGCGTGGCCGGGCCGCGTCCAGGCCGGGCAGGTCACCGACCTGCCGATCAGCATCATCGACATCTTTCCCACGCTCGCCGCCCGCGCTGGACTTGCCGACAAGGTGCCGGCCGACGTCGACGGCGTCGACCTCTGGCCGACGACCACGCCCGGCGCCGGCCCCTCGGCCGACCGGACGCTGTTCTACGACAACGGCGGCACCCTTGAGGCGATCCGCCAGGGGCCGTGGAAGCTGCGGGTCACCCGCGCGTCCGCCGCGCCAAACGCCCCGGCTGCCGAACGCGTCGAGTTGTTCCACCTTCTGAACGACCCCTCGGAGCGCTACGACCAGGCCGCCGCCCACCCGGAGGTCGTCTCCCGCCTCCGCGCCCGGCTCGCCGCCGAGATCGCCAAGAAGAAGGTGTAG